Proteins encoded together in one Citromicrobium bathyomarinum window:
- a CDS encoding DUF2493 domain-containing protein: MYDSFIDQLSGLDLSGLSIRPAPFNQTDFPCEDAIEQTLGAVWSDLFAIFSDTALEADAEDIAWGFVNLFHRAASRKSSRLDRASDEIRALLASADGSEVHTSNLEEQVERAQAAEASMVAFEKMRETAATLYLEEIGSSWRPTTGSRSNHAAHMTSAVVNARDFLRARAERRRDANTPQGTPIVFSGGRSSFATAEDAKAFASKVWSTLDKVRDHVPDMFLVHGGDTKGVDRLAASWAERHDIQQLVFSLDRRLGARAGFKRNEQMLQMNPRYVVALPGNGVLERLVIDAKARRITVVDRRSLGASIPKRYD, from the coding sequence ATGTACGACAGCTTCATTGATCAATTGAGCGGCCTTGACCTTTCAGGCCTCAGCATCAGGCCGGCCCCCTTCAACCAGACCGACTTTCCGTGCGAGGACGCGATCGAGCAGACGCTTGGCGCCGTATGGTCCGACCTCTTCGCGATCTTTTCCGACACGGCCCTGGAGGCGGATGCCGAGGATATCGCCTGGGGTTTCGTCAATCTCTTCCACCGTGCAGCAAGTCGGAAGTCTTCGCGGCTCGACCGCGCCAGCGACGAAATTCGAGCATTGCTAGCTTCTGCCGACGGCTCGGAAGTACACACGAGCAATCTGGAAGAGCAGGTCGAACGTGCCCAGGCCGCCGAAGCCAGCATGGTCGCATTCGAGAAAATGCGCGAAACCGCCGCTACGCTCTATCTTGAAGAGATCGGATCGTCCTGGCGTCCCACGACCGGTTCGCGTTCGAACCACGCTGCCCATATGACGTCCGCTGTCGTCAATGCACGTGACTTCCTGCGGGCTCGTGCAGAGCGCCGCCGGGATGCCAATACACCGCAAGGCACGCCAATCGTCTTTTCCGGTGGCCGGTCTTCGTTTGCCACCGCGGAAGACGCCAAGGCTTTCGCCTCCAAGGTCTGGTCAACGCTCGACAAGGTACGTGATCATGTGCCCGACATGTTTCTGGTGCACGGCGGCGACACCAAAGGCGTTGATCGGCTTGCGGCCAGCTGGGCCGAACGGCACGATATACAGCAATTGGTATTTTCACTCGACAGACGGCTGGGGGCACGAGCCGGGTTCAAGCGCAATGAGCAGATGCTTCAGATGAATCCGCGCTATGTGGTCGCGCTTCCCGGCAATGGCGTTCTTGAGCGTCTAGTGATTGACGCCAAGGCCCGGCGTATCACCGTCGTTGACCGGCGCAGCTTGGGTGCAAGCATCCCAAAACGATATGATTGA
- a CDS encoding STAS/SEC14 domain-containing protein: MLALKEENGLLWIRAGGRLGDEDYDRFVPQFERIAEREAGTVPMVIELAPDFSGWDLGGLWRDLKFDVRHKDCFGRIAIIGDSKWEEWGTKMSSSLFRAEMKFFRPSQRSHAESWVRTGEDTA, encoded by the coding sequence GTGCTGGCACTGAAGGAAGAGAACGGACTGCTCTGGATACGCGCCGGAGGCAGGCTTGGGGATGAAGACTATGACCGCTTTGTTCCCCAATTCGAACGTATCGCAGAGCGCGAGGCCGGCACCGTCCCGATGGTAATCGAGCTCGCGCCTGACTTTTCGGGCTGGGACCTCGGAGGTCTCTGGCGCGATCTCAAGTTCGACGTCCGGCATAAGGACTGCTTCGGCCGGATCGCCATAATCGGCGACAGCAAATGGGAAGAGTGGGGCACGAAAATGTCATCCTCGCTCTTCCGCGCCGAAATGAAGTTCTTCCGGCCATCACAGCGTAGTCATGCGGAAAGCTGGGTACGAACCGGGGAGGACACAGCATGA
- a CDS encoding TolC family protein — MSAIYWRDTLIAGLFLVATATSVAAQEQELLTLEDALSRSGVTGEVDAISANPRMVGPRAEADAARSLVRQARLRPNPEVSLEVENIAGSGAFSGLRATEYTLAVGQRLELGNKRGARVEAARAQAQLANLRADLSDVELGYLVRERYVAAAAAASRVELARDVVERNEELARIAGLLVEVGREPPLRALRAEAALAEARAELQASQAASLATRTALASLWGVQDVPPVVPADFPDIRPPGAALAAASGLQLRVARAESRAAAADIDRERSLRVPDPVVSAGVRRFEESNDSAFLVGVSIPLPFSNRNQGNIAAAEARLRAANAREAVALADFEQSVTRARAQYLAAEARVETLSRTSLPQAEEALRLVRIGYRNGRFPLIEVLSAAEARDAIREALIAAQQDRGQAAAELIRLAAQ, encoded by the coding sequence ATGTCAGCCATTTATTGGCGAGACACCCTGATTGCAGGGTTGTTTCTCGTCGCAACAGCCACGTCCGTGGCCGCGCAGGAGCAGGAGCTTCTGACGCTTGAAGACGCGCTGAGCCGCTCAGGTGTAACGGGCGAAGTCGATGCAATCTCCGCGAACCCGCGTATGGTGGGACCGCGCGCCGAAGCGGATGCCGCTCGCTCGCTCGTCAGGCAGGCGCGTCTCCGACCGAACCCCGAAGTTTCGCTCGAGGTCGAGAATATCGCCGGAAGCGGCGCTTTTTCCGGACTGCGGGCTACCGAATACACGCTTGCGGTGGGGCAGCGCCTTGAACTTGGCAACAAGCGGGGGGCCCGGGTCGAAGCTGCCCGGGCGCAAGCACAGCTTGCAAACCTTCGCGCCGACCTGTCCGATGTCGAACTCGGCTACCTCGTCCGCGAGCGATATGTCGCAGCGGCGGCCGCTGCATCGCGCGTGGAACTGGCCCGCGATGTGGTCGAACGGAACGAAGAGCTCGCCCGCATTGCAGGACTGCTGGTCGAAGTAGGCCGTGAGCCACCTTTGCGCGCCTTGCGTGCAGAGGCGGCCCTGGCAGAGGCGCGCGCCGAATTGCAAGCGTCTCAAGCGGCCAGTCTCGCGACGCGCACTGCTCTCGCTTCTCTCTGGGGCGTTCAGGACGTGCCCCCTGTAGTCCCGGCGGACTTTCCGGACATCCGGCCACCTGGAGCTGCACTGGCTGCGGCGAGCGGGCTCCAGTTGCGGGTGGCGCGCGCTGAAAGCAGGGCTGCTGCGGCAGATATCGATCGTGAGCGCAGCTTGCGCGTTCCCGATCCGGTCGTCTCCGCCGGTGTGCGCCGTTTCGAAGAAAGCAACGACAGCGCATTCCTTGTAGGCGTCTCGATCCCGCTTCCGTTCAGCAATCGCAATCAGGGCAATATCGCGGCTGCAGAAGCGAGGCTTCGAGCCGCAAATGCACGCGAGGCCGTGGCACTGGCGGATTTTGAACAATCAGTAACCCGGGCGCGGGCGCAGTATCTCGCTGCTGAGGCGCGCGTCGAAACGCTTTCCCGGACATCGCTGCCCCAGGCCGAAGAGGCGCTGCGGCTTGTCCGCATCGGCTACCGCAACGGCCGCTTTCCGTTGATCGAGGTGTTGAGCGCTGCCGAAGCGCGCGATGCAATTCGTGAAGCCTTGATCGCTGCCCAGCAGGACCGGGGGCAGGCTGCTGCCGAATTGATCCGGCTGGCCGCACAATGA
- a CDS encoding cation transporter, whose amino-acid sequence MSGGHEVDAGSPEKRKTLWVVLWLNVAIAIGFFAVGYFADSNALLANGLDNSSDAIVYALSLLALTRSRTWKRGAARFSGIMLLVFSAGVIFDAYRRFVEGSDPGGMLMMAMAFVAGLVNLYCLRLLQKVENKDVNMRAATTFSFNDFISNGGIIIAGIVVLITGANWPDLVVGIAVACIALYGGVQILRDTHMDVHDEAGTVHGEKRN is encoded by the coding sequence ATGAGTGGCGGTCATGAGGTCGATGCCGGGTCGCCCGAAAAGCGCAAGACCCTGTGGGTTGTCCTGTGGCTTAACGTCGCCATCGCGATCGGCTTCTTCGCGGTCGGATATTTTGCCGATTCCAACGCGCTGTTGGCAAACGGCCTCGATAATTCATCGGATGCAATCGTTTATGCGCTCAGCCTGCTTGCGCTAACCCGCTCGCGGACCTGGAAACGCGGGGCCGCGCGTTTCTCCGGCATCATGCTGCTGGTCTTCTCCGCTGGGGTCATTTTCGATGCTTACCGACGGTTCGTGGAAGGTTCCGATCCGGGCGGCATGCTGATGATGGCGATGGCGTTCGTCGCGGGACTGGTGAATCTCTATTGCCTGCGCCTGTTGCAGAAGGTGGAGAACAAGGACGTCAATATGCGGGCGGCGACAACCTTCAGCTTCAACGACTTCATCTCCAATGGCGGGATCATCATCGCCGGCATCGTTGTGCTGATTACCGGTGCCAACTGGCCCGACCTAGTGGTCGGAATAGCGGTCGCCTGCATAGCGCTTTACGGCGGAGTGCAGATCCTGCGCGATACGCATATGGATGTGCACGACGAGGCGGGAACCGTCCACGGCGAGAAGAGGAATTGA
- a CDS encoding cation diffusion facilitator family transporter, with translation MAQSGGHAGHSHGEESMSDGRLVLAVALNVLLTVAQIIGGILSGSLALIADALHNFSDAASLGLALFARRIGRRPADKLMTFGYARAEVVAALINLTTLLIIGFYLLVEAINRFADPQPVEGWTVIWVAGIALVIDVVTAVMVYASSKNSLNMKAAFLHNVSDALASVGVIVAGVLILRYELYIADLIITVVIAAYVIWQGVTLLPRTVRLLMGAVPDESEFDRIVSDLRDTEGVADVHHVHVWSISEHYRALEAHIVPAESSLQAFEDVKARARGMLETQHAIAHATFEACLAADCDPDMIPDHQVEKNHHHDHDRDH, from the coding sequence GTGGCACAATCGGGCGGTCATGCCGGGCACAGTCACGGCGAAGAAAGCATGAGCGACGGCCGCCTTGTATTGGCCGTCGCCCTCAACGTCCTGCTGACTGTCGCCCAGATCATCGGGGGGATATTGTCGGGTTCGCTCGCACTGATCGCCGATGCGCTGCACAATTTCAGCGACGCGGCATCGCTTGGACTGGCTCTGTTTGCGAGGCGGATCGGGCGCCGGCCAGCCGACAAGCTTATGACCTTCGGCTATGCTCGTGCGGAAGTCGTGGCGGCGCTCATCAATCTGACGACTTTGCTTATCATCGGTTTCTATCTGCTCGTCGAGGCGATCAACCGTTTCGCAGACCCTCAACCCGTTGAGGGGTGGACCGTAATCTGGGTCGCCGGGATAGCGCTGGTGATCGACGTGGTTACGGCGGTGATGGTTTACGCCAGCTCGAAGAACTCCCTCAACATGAAAGCCGCCTTTCTGCACAATGTGTCCGATGCGCTGGCGTCGGTCGGTGTGATCGTGGCTGGCGTACTCATTCTGCGATACGAACTTTATATTGCCGATCTGATCATCACTGTGGTCATTGCTGCCTATGTGATCTGGCAGGGCGTCACTTTGTTGCCTCGCACGGTGCGGCTCTTGATGGGTGCGGTGCCGGACGAAAGCGAGTTCGATCGCATTGTGAGCGACCTGCGTGACACAGAAGGCGTGGCCGACGTCCATCACGTCCATGTCTGGAGCATCAGTGAGCATTATCGCGCGCTTGAGGCGCATATCGTTCCTGCCGAATCTTCGTTGCAGGCTTTCGAGGATGTGAAGGCGCGGGCTCGCGGTATGCTCGAGACGCAGCACGCCATCGCCCATGCAACGTTCGAAGCCTGTCTCGCTGCAGACTGTGATCCCGACATGATCCCGGACCATCAGGTCGAGAAGAACCATCATCACGACCATGACCGCGACCATTGA
- a CDS encoding CusA/CzcA family heavy metal efflux RND transporter, whose product MIGMILDVAVRFRWAIIVLTIFAAIYGAFNLLRLPIDAVPDITNTQVQINTSAAALSPSQVETQVTFPIETGLAGIEGLEMTRSISRNGFSQVTAIFEEGTDIYFARQQVNERLAPIGASLPEGAEPTMGPISTGLGEVLMYTIEYEHPGGKGATTGGQTGWQRDGSFITERGDRLESEVAKAAYLRTVQDWVVAPLMRSIDGVAGVDSIGGFEKQFLVQPDPARLTGYGLSFDSLINALEAANLAAGANFVDRADEALLVRVDARLGGIADIEEAVVATREGVPIRIGDVANVEIGGDLRTGAASLNGEEAVVGTVLMRSGENSRTVSAQAADRLEEVRASLPDGVVAEIVYNRSSLVDATIATVEKNLVEGALLVIAVLFLLLGNIRAAIIAALVIPISMLMAAIGMNRLGVSGNLMSLGALDFGLIVDGAVIIVENSVARLAARQHREGRLLSLGERLTETRLAAQEMIKPTVYGQAIILLVYAPLLTFTGVEGKTFSPMAITVMLALASAFVLSLTFVPAMIAVLLNKKLTEKEVKPIRMAKGRYGPAIRKTIARPWPVIGAGAGLFAVAAIMFGFLGSEFTPQLDERDIAVQSLRIPSTSLERSLAMQRRVEDRLEEFPQVELVFSRTGTAEVASDPMPPNASDAYVILKPREEWPDPDLPKDELVGEMESALGGLVGNLYEFSQPIELRFNELIAGVRGDVAVKLYGDDLTALTEAAGDVAGVLRAVEGAADVKVQQVTGFPTLDIAFDRPTIARYGLTVEDVAQSVAIALGGRPAGLVFEGDRRFDVVVRLADATRDDFDQLGALPIVLENGVTVPLRTLADFEVVDGLAEVRREQGRRLVIVSANVRERDLGSFVEEAQEGVSAQVDLPPASFIEWGGQYQNLQEAQARLAIVVPICFAVVLLLLYMALGGWVPALAVFSAIPMALAGGVFALVLRGMPFSVSAAVGFIALSGVAVLNGLVMMTAIRQRLESGMPLDEAIADGALARLRPVLMTALVASLGFVPMALATGTGAEVQRPLATVVIGGLITATALTLFVLPAIARLVLHRSDDGRSWREKWWDRPRRNVTSDEEAELKDIA is encoded by the coding sequence CTGATCGGGATGATTCTCGATGTTGCCGTGCGATTCCGCTGGGCGATTATCGTCCTCACCATTTTCGCGGCAATCTATGGCGCATTCAATCTGTTGCGCCTGCCGATCGACGCGGTGCCGGATATCACCAACACACAGGTGCAGATCAATACCAGCGCGGCTGCGCTTTCGCCTTCGCAGGTGGAGACGCAGGTGACCTTTCCAATCGAAACCGGGCTTGCCGGGATCGAGGGATTGGAGATGACCCGATCGATTTCGCGCAACGGCTTCAGCCAGGTCACCGCCATCTTCGAGGAAGGCACCGACATCTACTTCGCTCGCCAACAGGTGAACGAACGTCTCGCGCCGATCGGCGCCTCGCTGCCTGAAGGGGCGGAGCCGACCATGGGGCCAATTTCCACCGGGCTTGGCGAAGTGCTCATGTATACGATCGAATACGAGCATCCCGGCGGCAAGGGAGCGACCACAGGCGGCCAGACTGGCTGGCAAAGAGATGGCAGCTTCATAACCGAGCGCGGCGACCGGCTGGAAAGCGAGGTCGCCAAGGCTGCCTATCTGCGCACTGTGCAGGACTGGGTCGTGGCACCCCTCATGCGCTCGATCGACGGCGTGGCCGGGGTCGATTCCATCGGTGGATTCGAGAAGCAATTCCTCGTTCAGCCCGACCCGGCACGGCTTACAGGCTACGGCCTGTCTTTCGACTCCCTGATCAATGCGCTCGAGGCCGCCAATCTCGCGGCGGGCGCCAATTTCGTGGACCGGGCCGATGAAGCCCTGCTCGTTCGCGTCGATGCCCGACTGGGCGGAATCGCCGATATCGAGGAGGCTGTCGTCGCGACGCGCGAGGGTGTACCCATCCGCATCGGCGATGTAGCGAATGTCGAAATCGGGGGCGATCTGCGCACGGGGGCTGCTTCGCTGAATGGCGAGGAAGCGGTCGTCGGCACTGTGTTGATGCGCAGCGGAGAGAACAGCCGCACCGTATCGGCTCAGGCGGCAGACCGACTGGAAGAGGTGCGCGCATCGCTACCCGACGGCGTGGTGGCAGAAATTGTCTATAACCGCTCTTCGCTTGTCGATGCGACGATCGCCACGGTCGAAAAAAACCTAGTCGAGGGCGCCTTGCTGGTTATCGCGGTGCTGTTCCTCCTGCTCGGCAATATCCGGGCCGCCATCATCGCGGCCCTGGTCATCCCGATCTCGATGCTGATGGCGGCCATCGGCATGAACAGGCTGGGCGTCTCGGGCAATTTGATGAGCCTCGGCGCGCTCGACTTCGGCCTGATCGTCGATGGCGCGGTGATCATCGTCGAGAACAGTGTCGCGCGGCTTGCCGCGCGCCAGCATCGCGAAGGCCGGCTGCTCAGCCTGGGCGAACGCCTTACCGAGACGCGGCTTGCCGCGCAGGAGATGATCAAGCCGACGGTCTACGGACAGGCAATTATTTTGCTGGTCTATGCGCCGCTGCTCACCTTCACCGGGGTCGAGGGCAAGACGTTTTCGCCAATGGCGATTACGGTCATGCTAGCGCTGGCTTCGGCCTTTGTGCTGTCACTCACCTTCGTGCCCGCCATGATCGCGGTCCTGCTTAACAAGAAGCTGACCGAGAAGGAGGTGAAACCGATCCGTATGGCAAAGGGTCGCTACGGTCCCGCTATTCGCAAGACCATTGCGCGCCCTTGGCCGGTTATCGGTGCTGGTGCTGGCCTGTTTGCAGTCGCGGCAATAATGTTCGGCTTTCTTGGCAGTGAGTTCACTCCCCAGCTCGACGAGCGCGACATAGCGGTGCAATCGCTTCGGATTCCTTCGACCTCGCTTGAACGCTCGTTGGCGATGCAGCGGCGGGTCGAAGACAGGCTCGAGGAGTTTCCGCAGGTCGAGCTGGTCTTCTCGCGAACCGGTACGGCAGAGGTCGCCAGCGATCCCATGCCGCCCAACGCATCGGATGCCTATGTCATTCTGAAACCGCGTGAGGAGTGGCCAGACCCGGATTTGCCAAAGGATGAACTCGTTGGCGAGATGGAGAGTGCACTTGGCGGTCTTGTCGGGAACCTGTACGAGTTCAGTCAGCCTATCGAACTGCGTTTCAACGAACTGATCGCAGGCGTACGCGGCGATGTGGCGGTCAAACTGTACGGCGACGATCTCACCGCACTGACCGAAGCGGCGGGCGACGTTGCAGGCGTACTTCGCGCTGTCGAGGGTGCGGCCGATGTGAAGGTGCAGCAGGTGACGGGCTTTCCGACGCTCGACATCGCTTTCGATCGTCCCACCATCGCGCGGTACGGTCTCACGGTCGAGGACGTGGCGCAATCCGTTGCCATCGCGCTTGGCGGCCGACCGGCGGGCCTGGTGTTCGAAGGCGACCGCCGCTTCGATGTCGTCGTCCGCTTGGCAGACGCAACGCGCGACGATTTCGACCAGCTAGGAGCCCTGCCGATCGTCCTTGAAAACGGCGTCACGGTTCCGCTGCGAACGCTGGCCGATTTTGAGGTTGTTGATGGTCTCGCCGAAGTCCGGCGCGAACAGGGTCGCCGGCTCGTCATCGTTTCCGCCAACGTCCGCGAACGCGATCTCGGTTCCTTCGTCGAAGAAGCGCAGGAAGGTGTTTCGGCCCAGGTCGATCTGCCCCCTGCCTCCTTCATCGAGTGGGGCGGGCAGTATCAGAACCTGCAGGAAGCGCAGGCTCGGCTCGCGATCGTGGTGCCCATCTGCTTCGCCGTTGTCCTGCTCCTGCTGTACATGGCGCTTGGTGGATGGGTTCCGGCCCTGGCGGTGTTCAGCGCCATCCCGATGGCCTTGGCGGGCGGTGTGTTTGCTCTCGTGTTGAGAGGCATGCCCTTCTCGGTATCGGCGGCGGTTGGCTTCATTGCCCTGTCCGGTGTGGCTGTGCTCAACGGTCTCGTCATGATGACTGCAATCCGGCAGCGCCTTGAAAGCGGTATGCCGCTTGATGAGGCAATCGCCGATGGTGCGCTCGCGCGCCTGAGGCCGGTGTTGATGACCGCGCTGGTGGCCTCGCTCGGCTTTGTACCCATGGCTCTCGCAACCGGAACAGGGGCCGAAGTGCAGCGTCCTTTGGCTACGGTCGTCATTGGCGGTCTGATCACGGCGACCGCGCTCACGCTGTTCGTCCTACCCGCAATCGCGCGGCTTGTACTGCACCGTTCCGACGACGGGCGGAGCTGGCGCGAGAAGTGGTGGGACCGTCCGCGTCGCAATGTGACGAGCGATGAAGAGGCCGAGCTGAAGGACATCGCATGA
- a CDS encoding efflux RND transporter periplasmic adaptor subunit, which translates to MNRKKLAIIAGIVILAAALLLMLWPDSEVETGGVEEAADTELPEGLVLIGEEQIRAAEIVIGTVRYGASVDLVFPATIAASPTASARIDARASGVVRTVGKTLGDYVRQGETVARIESADAAALASQLSAARARVTELSSAFDRERRLFEANVTARQDLEAARANLDVARSELNRAQAAVSAAGVSGDGRSLAVTSPLSGRVTAAPIVLGSFVDAGEELYQIVNPNGLQVEVALPSEDASRIQPGDEAALIVGDGREIGARVRSVTPSLDPESRSATAVLSISRAVPGLQPGSFLQARIRPSGEVDQTLIAVPEDAVQAFEGRDVVFVRTRRGFQARAVETGSRSAGMVTILSGLEPGQQIATANAFLLKAELEKEGAEHGH; encoded by the coding sequence ATGAACCGCAAGAAACTGGCGATCATCGCCGGAATCGTCATTCTCGCTGCAGCTTTGCTGCTGATGCTCTGGCCTGACAGTGAAGTCGAAACCGGTGGCGTCGAAGAAGCAGCCGACACAGAATTGCCAGAGGGCCTCGTTCTGATCGGCGAAGAACAGATTCGGGCTGCCGAAATTGTAATCGGTACTGTACGTTATGGTGCATCCGTCGACCTGGTATTTCCGGCCACGATAGCCGCTAGTCCGACCGCAAGTGCGCGTATCGATGCGCGCGCATCGGGTGTGGTACGCACTGTGGGCAAGACGCTTGGTGATTATGTCCGCCAGGGCGAGACCGTTGCACGGATTGAAAGCGCCGATGCTGCTGCGCTCGCCTCGCAGCTCAGTGCAGCTCGTGCTCGCGTGACCGAACTGTCGTCGGCATTTGATCGTGAACGTCGCCTTTTCGAAGCGAATGTAACTGCCCGGCAGGATCTCGAAGCTGCCCGTGCCAACCTCGATGTTGCCCGTTCCGAGCTTAACCGGGCCCAGGCCGCGGTCAGCGCTGCCGGGGTAAGCGGTGACGGTCGGTCGCTCGCCGTCACTAGTCCCCTATCCGGACGCGTCACGGCTGCGCCGATCGTACTCGGCTCCTTCGTCGATGCCGGCGAGGAACTGTATCAGATCGTCAATCCGAACGGTCTCCAGGTCGAAGTCGCACTACCTTCGGAAGATGCCTCGCGCATCCAGCCCGGCGATGAGGCAGCACTGATTGTTGGCGATGGTCGCGAGATCGGCGCGCGCGTACGCTCTGTCACGCCTTCGCTCGATCCTGAAAGCCGAAGCGCGACAGCTGTTCTCAGCATCTCGCGCGCTGTTCCAGGTCTTCAGCCTGGCTCGTTCCTTCAGGCTCGTATCCGCCCTTCGGGAGAAGTGGATCAGACCCTTATCGCGGTTCCTGAAGATGCAGTGCAGGCGTTCGAGGGACGCGACGTCGTGTTTGTCCGAACGCGTCGCGGCTTCCAGGCGCGCGCGGTAGAAACTGGCAGCCGTTCCGCTGGAATGGTGACGATCCTGTCCGGGCTTGAGCCGGGCCAGCAGATCGCAACTGCCAACGCCTTCCTGCTGAAAGCCGAGCTCGAAAAGGAGGGCGCAGAACATGGCCATTGA